The following are from one region of the Corynebacterium hindlerae genome:
- a CDS encoding HigA family addiction module antitoxin, with the protein MTVVDNDALQRPVHPGEVLLDDFLRPNRMTAKDLAIEIDIGLGVVQKIIQGRQSITPVLARLLANCFGTSEQLWMNLQAEYDRRMAQDGGASPNP; encoded by the coding sequence ATGACAGTTGTTGACAATGATGCACTGCAAAGGCCGGTTCATCCTGGTGAAGTTCTATTGGACGACTTCCTCCGGCCTAACCGAATGACTGCCAAGGATCTAGCAATTGAAATTGATATTGGACTTGGTGTGGTTCAGAAGATTATCCAGGGTAGGCAGTCAATAACCCCAGTTCTGGCTCGTTTGCTAGCGAATTGTTTTGGAACTTCTGAACAGCTTTGGATGAATCTGCAAGCTGAGTACGACCGCCGCATGGCACAAGACGGCGGTGCGTCGCCAAACCCCTAA
- a CDS encoding type I restriction-modification system subunit M codes for MNHSEFKSRIDKIWDVFWSGGIANPMNVIEQFTYLLFLRQLDKQQDSLDAQRAFGKEAPARADIFQPNQQDFRWKNLVTETSPTRLKELVEDHAFPHMRNLGSSGMAAHMKNANFGIDNPNTLRTVISQIDELPLTKQDLLGDLYEYMLSKLSSSGTNGQFRTTQHVIDLMVELMRPAPNERIIDPACGTAGFLVNAWEWMQHNHEAELLKKSTRDSFQTNGLTGYDNDSTMVRLSAMNLFMHGFQEPNIKYKDSLGPIDPQDEDAFDIVLANPPFSGTIDAAGMDKKLNRLASTKKTELLFINRFLSLLKIGGRAAVIVPEGVLFGSTKAHKAIRKELIENQKLDAVIKLPSGAFKPYTGVSTAILCFTRTDAPDTDHVWFYEVRADGRSLDDKRTPLLDEHLLGPTPLDRLPDPDNPLDKPKAVELTDEQHEKNNLPDVVKRFALRDTTELERARTEQSFCVPVSEIADNDYDLSMNRYKEIVFEDVETRDPMEIIAEIEALDAELATGMAQLKRLLGGDAK; via the coding sequence ATGAATCACTCTGAGTTCAAGAGCCGCATCGACAAGATTTGGGATGTTTTCTGGTCTGGCGGTATTGCCAACCCGATGAATGTCATCGAACAATTCACCTACTTGCTCTTCCTCCGCCAGCTCGACAAGCAGCAAGACAGCCTTGACGCGCAACGAGCTTTCGGCAAAGAGGCCCCGGCTCGCGCCGATATTTTCCAACCAAATCAACAAGATTTCCGATGGAAGAACCTGGTCACCGAGACCAGCCCGACTCGTCTGAAGGAACTCGTCGAGGACCACGCATTCCCTCACATGCGAAATCTCGGCAGCTCTGGCATGGCTGCTCACATGAAGAATGCCAATTTCGGCATCGATAACCCCAATACGCTACGCACGGTTATCAGCCAGATCGATGAGCTACCGCTGACCAAGCAGGACCTACTCGGTGATCTCTACGAGTACATGCTCTCTAAGCTCAGCAGTTCAGGCACGAATGGTCAGTTCCGCACCACGCAGCACGTCATTGACCTCATGGTGGAACTCATGAGACCGGCTCCCAATGAACGAATCATTGATCCAGCTTGTGGCACGGCAGGATTCTTGGTCAACGCTTGGGAGTGGATGCAGCACAACCACGAAGCAGAACTGCTCAAGAAGAGCACCCGCGATAGCTTTCAAACCAACGGTCTTACTGGCTACGACAACGACTCAACGATGGTCCGATTGTCCGCAATGAATTTGTTCATGCACGGCTTCCAGGAGCCGAACATCAAATACAAAGATTCGCTGGGGCCAATCGATCCGCAGGACGAAGATGCTTTCGATATCGTTCTTGCCAACCCACCATTTTCCGGCACCATCGATGCCGCCGGCATGGACAAGAAGCTCAATCGCCTTGCTTCAACCAAGAAGACTGAGCTGCTGTTCATCAACCGTTTCCTGAGTTTGCTCAAAATCGGCGGCCGCGCAGCCGTTATCGTCCCTGAAGGCGTACTTTTCGGTTCTACCAAGGCCCACAAAGCGATCCGCAAGGAACTTATCGAGAACCAAAAGCTCGATGCCGTCATCAAGCTCCCTTCCGGTGCGTTCAAGCCGTACACTGGCGTTTCCACTGCAATCCTCTGTTTCACCCGCACCGACGCTCCTGACACAGACCATGTCTGGTTCTACGAGGTGCGTGCCGACGGCCGCTCCCTCGACGACAAGCGCACCCCGCTTCTCGACGAACATCTGCTCGGCCCTACGCCTCTCGACCGGCTGCCTGATCCTGACAATCCCCTCGACAAGCCTAAGGCAGTCGAGCTCACGGACGAGCAACACGAGAAGAATAACCTCCCCGACGTGGTGAAACGCTTCGCGCTTCGCGATACCACTGAGCTTGAGCGTGCCCGCACCGAGCAGAGCTTCTGCGTACCTGTTTCCGAGATCGCCGACAACGACTACGACCTTTCCATGAACCGCTACAAGGAAATAGTCTTCGAGGACGTGGAAACTCGCGATCCAATGGAGATTATTGCGGAGATTGAAGCCCTCGATGCGGAACTCGCGACTGGAATGGCGCAGCTCAAGAGGCTGCTGGGCGGTGACGCGAAGTGA
- a CDS encoding NADP-dependent oxidoreductase, with amino-acid sequence MDKEIRQASHWALAFRPTGTPTAENFRLETAELPSLQDGQVLVKNIVTSVDPYMRGRMNDVKSYIPAFQIDEPLTGGAIGEVIESRSAALPVGTMVSHFLGWRTHAVLGEGEATVVDTRAIAPATYLGALGMPGLTAYVGLMKVAEFKEGDAVFVSGAAGAVGQMVGQLAKQFGASRVIGSAGSPEKVQHLLDLGFDAAFNYKDGAVAEQLKAAAPEGIDVYFDNVGGDHLEAAIATLNAFGRVAMCGAIAQYNATEPTPGPRNLGLAIGKCLTLRGFVVGQYAQFGGEFREKVAPLLLDGSIRTDTTVRHGIENMPNAFLELFTGGNRGKMVVEI; translated from the coding sequence ATGGATAAGGAAATTCGACAAGCTTCCCACTGGGCCCTCGCGTTCCGCCCAACCGGCACGCCCACCGCGGAGAACTTCCGCTTGGAAACAGCAGAGTTGCCTTCCCTGCAGGACGGCCAGGTGCTGGTGAAAAACATCGTGACCTCGGTGGATCCGTACATGCGCGGCCGCATGAATGACGTGAAATCCTACATCCCAGCGTTCCAGATCGATGAGCCGCTGACTGGCGGTGCCATCGGCGAAGTGATCGAATCGCGTTCCGCCGCGCTCCCGGTCGGCACGATGGTTTCCCATTTCCTGGGCTGGCGGACGCACGCTGTGCTGGGTGAAGGCGAGGCGACGGTCGTCGATACGCGTGCGATCGCGCCCGCAACCTACCTGGGTGCGCTGGGCATGCCGGGGCTGACGGCGTACGTCGGGCTGATGAAGGTCGCGGAATTCAAGGAGGGCGACGCGGTGTTTGTCTCCGGCGCTGCGGGTGCCGTGGGGCAGATGGTCGGGCAGCTGGCAAAGCAGTTCGGCGCGTCCCGAGTCATCGGCTCGGCCGGGTCGCCTGAGAAGGTGCAGCACCTGCTTGACCTGGGCTTTGATGCAGCGTTCAACTACAAGGACGGCGCGGTGGCTGAGCAGCTGAAGGCGGCGGCTCCGGAGGGGATCGACGTGTACTTCGACAATGTGGGCGGCGATCACCTCGAGGCCGCGATCGCCACGCTGAACGCCTTCGGCCGCGTCGCGATGTGCGGTGCCATCGCCCAGTACAACGCCACCGAACCGACGCCGGGGCCACGTAATCTGGGGCTTGCGATCGGCAAGTGCCTCACGCTGCGAGGCTTCGTTGTGGGGCAATACGCCCAGTTCGGCGGCGAATTCCGCGAAAAAGTAGCGCCTTTGCTTCTCGACGGCTCCATTCGCACCGACACCACAGTCCGCCACGGCATCGAGAACATGCCGAACGCATTCCTTGAGCTGTTCACCGGCGGAAACCGCGGAAAGATGGTGGTGGAGATTTAG
- the rhuM gene encoding RhuM family protein, which produces MSTPDQPIEKGVDQLGEFVIYRTLDDLTEVHLRLIDGSVWMTQAEIAELFGITSATVSIHLKNIYAENELTRDRTLKEFQRVQNEGDRDIVRSLNHYNLDAIMAVGYRVRGPRGVQFRTWASSILTEYLVKGFVMNDEKLKDPRGQDYFDELLARIRDIRSSEYRFYAKLRDIFSLADDYDAKAPSTRHFFQRIQDKLHYAITGLTSSEIIATRCDPQADNLGLTSFKGNVVRKRDITSAKNYLTKDELEMLNFLVSQYLDYAEQQARRRKVIHMADWIEKTDSFIEFNEYEPLKDRGRITRKEVEKLAIERYEIFDSRRREKEDSVVEIELLERLKEMDRRILADRKRLEPRKASDE; this is translated from the coding sequence ATGTCCACACCAGATCAGCCAATTGAGAAGGGCGTCGATCAGCTCGGCGAGTTTGTCATCTACCGCACCCTCGACGACCTCACCGAGGTACACCTCCGTTTGATCGATGGCAGCGTGTGGATGACGCAAGCCGAGATTGCCGAACTTTTCGGCATCACTAGCGCAACTGTCAGCATTCACCTCAAGAATATCTACGCAGAAAACGAGCTGACCAGGGATCGAACTCTTAAAGAATTTCAAAGAGTTCAGAATGAAGGCGACCGGGACATCGTCCGCAGCCTCAACCATTACAATCTCGACGCCATCATGGCAGTGGGTTATCGTGTCCGCGGACCGCGGGGCGTCCAGTTCCGCACCTGGGCTTCTAGCATACTCACTGAGTATTTGGTCAAGGGCTTTGTGATGAATGACGAAAAGCTCAAAGACCCTCGCGGACAGGATTACTTTGATGAGCTGCTCGCACGGATCCGAGATATTCGATCTTCGGAATACCGGTTCTACGCAAAGTTACGCGACATTTTTAGTTTGGCTGATGACTACGACGCGAAAGCGCCGTCGACAAGACATTTTTTCCAGCGCATTCAAGACAAATTGCACTACGCGATCACTGGATTGACCTCGTCGGAAATCATTGCGACTCGGTGCGATCCACAAGCCGACAACCTTGGCTTAACTTCGTTCAAGGGCAACGTCGTGCGTAAAAGAGATATCACTAGCGCCAAGAACTATCTGACCAAAGACGAGCTCGAGATGCTCAACTTCTTGGTGTCTCAGTACCTCGATTACGCCGAGCAACAGGCCCGTCGCCGTAAGGTCATCCACATGGCGGATTGGATCGAAAAGACCGATTCCTTCATCGAGTTCAACGAGTACGAACCTCTCAAGGATCGTGGCCGTATCACGAGGAAGGAAGTCGAAAAGTTGGCCATCGAGCGGTATGAAATCTTCGACAGTCGACGCCGAGAAAAGGAAGATTCGGTTGTGGAGATTGAACTCCTGGAGCGACTGAAAGAAATGGATCGTCGGATTCTCGCGGATCGAAAGCGACTCGAGCCTCGTAAAGCATCTGACGAGTAG
- a CDS encoding restriction endonuclease subunit S produces the protein MTVSRETWPMVRLGDVCDRKIGKWDLGTRKKYVDISSVDSISKKIIDARYVDPEEAPSRARQVVQEGDVLVSTVRPNLNAVALVSSSLDGHVTSTGFCVLRPDKTILNSTFLFSFVQTNYFIEQCVKTATGISYPATTATKILDIKIPLPPLAEQRRIAEILEVTNQRLNATQKQLEELDAIRNSLIREIDDLTASTCRLEEIAAVSGGLSLSSKRAKNPIEANYLRVANVQRNSIDLGEVKTIRVTEREFDRCLVADGDILMLEANANPREVGRAAIISPGDHRFVFQNHLFRVRSIATSPIVLNALLSAPSVRLQLIRCVKTTSGLNTMTINQARDLLIPDLPTIDQERFESQLLKIEELRGKIRTRIRLLEELHQSLSARALAGQL, from the coding sequence GTGACGGTTTCACGTGAAACTTGGCCGATGGTGCGGTTGGGGGATGTTTGTGATCGAAAAATCGGAAAGTGGGATCTTGGGACTCGTAAGAAATATGTAGATATTTCTTCCGTGGATTCAATATCGAAAAAAATAATCGATGCTAGATATGTCGATCCGGAAGAAGCTCCTAGCCGGGCGAGGCAGGTCGTTCAAGAAGGAGACGTTCTCGTTTCAACTGTGCGGCCAAACCTGAATGCAGTAGCTTTGGTGAGCTCATCATTGGATGGACACGTTACCAGCACGGGATTCTGCGTGCTTCGACCCGATAAAACAATTTTGAACTCGACATTTCTCTTCTCATTCGTGCAAACGAACTATTTTATTGAGCAGTGTGTAAAGACGGCAACTGGGATTTCCTATCCTGCTACAACTGCTACCAAAATTCTGGATATCAAGATCCCCCTCCCTCCCCTTGCCGAGCAGCGGAGGATCGCGGAGATTCTTGAGGTTACGAATCAAAGGCTCAATGCGACTCAAAAACAACTTGAGGAACTTGACGCGATTCGCAACAGTTTGATTCGTGAGATCGATGACCTTACTGCGTCTACCTGTCGACTTGAGGAGATTGCTGCAGTTTCAGGTGGCCTCTCTCTGAGTTCCAAACGCGCGAAAAACCCGATTGAGGCAAACTATCTCAGAGTCGCAAACGTTCAACGAAATTCAATTGATCTCGGCGAAGTGAAGACCATTCGTGTTACTGAACGAGAGTTTGATCGATGCTTGGTCGCCGACGGAGACATACTGATGCTCGAAGCAAATGCAAACCCTCGGGAAGTTGGCAGAGCCGCAATCATTTCTCCAGGAGATCACCGATTTGTATTCCAAAATCATCTATTCCGTGTCCGATCCATTGCCACTTCGCCGATCGTTCTGAACGCACTCTTGTCTGCTCCTTCCGTTCGACTTCAACTTATTCGTTGTGTCAAAACAACTTCGGGACTGAATACAATGACAATCAATCAAGCCCGTGACTTACTCATTCCCGACCTTCCAACGATCGACCAAGAACGATTTGAGTCCCAGCTGCTGAAAATTGAAGAGTTGCGGGGCAAAATCCGAACGCGGATCCGCCTACTTGAAGAGCTCCACCAATCCCTTTCCGCTCGCGCTTTAGCTGGTCAACTGTAG
- a CDS encoding NYN domain-containing protein, translated as MTYTTTQTPDSINTNRKSRTHYFIDIENFNGGPVHTIDESNRCYDELSSMLGFDKTAQITIAADITTITNLHQSWNPFRILQGWGENGADLALIEAMSNVILAEGDDVVEVSGDGIFTDQIDALVARGFQVHVFSELTALNNRLKLAATTWTTFEYDSNNAKDSYAFA; from the coding sequence ATGACATACACGACCACTCAAACTCCTGATAGCATTAATACCAATCGGAAGTCACGCACCCACTACTTCATCGACATCGAGAATTTCAATGGAGGCCCCGTTCACACTATTGACGAGTCGAACCGCTGCTACGACGAATTGTCTAGCATGCTTGGCTTCGACAAGACGGCGCAGATCACAATCGCCGCGGACATCACCACTATTACAAACCTCCACCAAAGTTGGAATCCATTTCGCATCCTCCAGGGATGGGGAGAGAACGGTGCCGACTTGGCCCTCATCGAAGCAATGTCGAACGTCATCCTCGCTGAAGGCGACGACGTCGTGGAGGTATCTGGCGATGGAATCTTTACCGACCAGATCGACGCTTTGGTAGCCCGAGGTTTCCAAGTACACGTGTTCTCAGAATTGACTGCTCTCAACAACCGACTCAAGTTGGCCGCAACTACATGGACAACTTTCGAATACGACTCCAACAACGCAAAGGATTCTTATGCTTTCGCCTAA
- a CDS encoding HsdM family class I SAM-dependent methyltransferase — MLSPNPQGTLALKDIADLAEVSRAAVSNWRARYADSFPEPVPLSTPRRPLFDAQEVLTWLTEHDLLPAGIEDKKTSLRLRAILNTLANEGLNPGELAKFALQHLAGESSESSELVAIFDGLSTEKKSVLASLVLEHCFGNQGRGSFGMFSTSSSRASSILASAASTSVTDSSIIFDPTCGIGETLIQAGRAGGKKLRAQDTDPFATEIVSLRKSIGEPRLSVKAGDFLTTDTFGGDRPDVIVAELPFGMRIDKEQRRAMERTKVGANASSSNGDAAFLARIVDVLADEGRGYALTPLAPAFQGPLRKFRSNLIAHGCVEFIFQLPPRLLTNTSIPTLLWVLRSPNAVGETPTTLIDASQADNRLEQIGSWITSLRKGEHIDVPHVSVSLAEFVTSEGSLLPSEWLFEALSEQEVANRLKELESEINAISKKLDQPIRLTFEHGSFENPILISLREAIERKLIKILDLRPKDKANGETKKVPKIASINLPEPELVEVPADEECARSGDIVALGMRDSALVPGTSEEWAVPNFAKVIRVLDSKLSPRIVKACIDHKMRERRTAAPGVLTPGTVLRGFLDIEIPLLTDEQLAELDSILRELDERKQLADKLGNLAAEANDALIAATLLK, encoded by the coding sequence ATGCTTTCGCCTAACCCACAGGGCACTCTCGCGCTCAAGGATATTGCTGACCTTGCAGAGGTCAGCCGAGCTGCTGTCAGTAACTGGCGCGCTCGCTACGCAGACAGCTTCCCCGAGCCTGTCCCCCTCTCTACTCCTCGCCGGCCGCTTTTCGACGCCCAAGAAGTCCTCACTTGGCTGACCGAACATGACCTCTTGCCAGCAGGAATCGAAGACAAGAAGACCTCACTCCGCCTTAGAGCAATTCTCAATACCTTGGCCAATGAAGGGTTGAACCCGGGCGAATTGGCAAAATTTGCCTTGCAACATCTCGCTGGAGAAAGTTCGGAAAGTTCCGAGCTAGTGGCAATCTTTGATGGGCTTTCTACTGAAAAGAAGTCGGTCCTTGCTTCCCTTGTTTTGGAGCATTGTTTCGGCAATCAAGGTCGCGGTTCATTTGGAATGTTCAGCACAAGCAGCTCCCGGGCATCATCGATCCTTGCCTCTGCTGCGAGCACTTCTGTAACGGACAGTTCCATCATTTTCGATCCGACATGCGGCATTGGCGAGACCCTTATTCAAGCCGGTCGTGCCGGCGGCAAAAAGTTGCGAGCTCAAGACACCGATCCTTTTGCCACCGAAATCGTCTCTCTCCGAAAGTCCATCGGTGAACCACGTCTTTCGGTAAAAGCTGGAGACTTCCTCACCACCGATACTTTCGGGGGCGATCGTCCTGATGTCATCGTTGCAGAACTTCCATTTGGCATGCGCATCGACAAGGAACAGCGCCGAGCCATGGAACGGACAAAAGTTGGCGCCAACGCTTCTTCATCCAATGGGGATGCGGCTTTTCTTGCCAGAATTGTCGACGTTCTTGCCGACGAAGGCCGGGGTTACGCTTTGACGCCTTTGGCCCCTGCCTTCCAAGGGCCACTTAGGAAATTCCGATCGAATTTGATTGCACATGGGTGCGTGGAGTTCATTTTCCAATTGCCACCACGACTGTTGACCAATACCTCGATCCCGACGCTTTTGTGGGTTTTGCGTTCTCCAAACGCTGTAGGTGAAACCCCAACAACGTTGATCGATGCATCCCAAGCGGACAACCGATTGGAACAAATTGGCAGTTGGATTACCTCGCTCCGCAAAGGTGAGCACATTGACGTGCCACATGTTTCGGTTTCCCTCGCTGAATTTGTGACGAGCGAAGGCTCCTTGCTCCCATCTGAGTGGCTGTTTGAAGCTCTATCTGAGCAGGAAGTTGCGAACCGACTGAAGGAACTTGAGTCGGAAATCAATGCCATTTCGAAGAAGCTGGACCAACCAATCCGACTGACCTTCGAGCATGGAAGCTTTGAAAATCCGATTCTCATTTCGCTCCGAGAAGCGATTGAACGGAAGCTGATCAAGATCCTCGATTTGCGACCAAAAGACAAAGCAAATGGCGAGACCAAGAAAGTTCCCAAGATTGCATCAATCAATCTCCCAGAGCCAGAGCTTGTCGAGGTACCGGCAGATGAGGAATGCGCACGTTCAGGCGACATTGTTGCACTGGGTATGAGAGATTCCGCTCTTGTGCCCGGCACTTCCGAGGAATGGGCTGTACCCAACTTTGCCAAGGTCATTCGTGTGCTTGATTCAAAGCTTTCTCCGCGAATCGTAAAAGCCTGCATCGACCACAAGATGCGCGAACGGCGCACAGCGGCTCCAGGTGTGCTCACTCCCGGAACGGTCTTGCGTGGATTCCTAGACATTGAGATCCCATTGCTTACGGACGAGCAATTGGCAGAATTGGACTCTATCCTGCGAGAACTCGACGAGCGTAAACAACTAGCAGACAAGCTAGGCAACCTCGCGGCTGAGGCCAACGATGCTCTCATCGCAGCCACGCTTTTGAAGTAA